The following coding sequences lie in one Benincasa hispida cultivar B227 chromosome 6, ASM972705v1, whole genome shotgun sequence genomic window:
- the LOC120080333 gene encoding cytokinin hydroxylase-like: MPIMLPLLLTTLVLLTTSFFIFSLLYDTLSCYCFTPRRIKHKMAKQGVRGPKPRPLLGNILDVAALLSKSTSSDMPSISHDLVPRLLPHFLAWSTQFGKRFIFWNGIEPRMCLTETDLIKELLSKYSAVSGKSWLQQQGSKHFIGRGLLMANGQNWFHQRHIVAPAFVGDRLKSYAGYMVECTREMLESIENEVKSGRSEFEIGEYMTRLTADIISRTEFESSYEKGKQIFHLLTVLQHLCAQASRHLCLPGSRFFPSKYNREIKALKGKVEELLMEIIQSRRDCVEIGRSSSYGNDLLGMLLNEMQKKKDGNGLSLNLQIIMDECKTFFFAGHETTALLLTWTVMLLATNPSWQHKLRAEVIAICGSETPSFHHLSKLSLLGMVINESLRLYPPASILPRMAFEDIKLGDLEIPKGLSIWIPVLAIHHSEEIWGKDANEFNPERFANSKAFTSGGFIPFASGPRNCVGQSFALMETKIILAMLISKFSFTISDKYRHAPVVVLTIKPKYGVQVCLKPLNTQS, translated from the exons ATGCCCATCATGTTGCCACTCCTCCTTACAACTCTAGTTCTCCTAACGACGTCGTTTTTCATCTTCTCTTTACTATACGACACCCTTTCTTGCTACTGCTTCACTCCTAGACGCATCAAGCACAAGATGGCAAAGCAAGGCGTGCGCGGCCCTAAACCCCGCCCTCTCCTCGGCAACATCCTCGACGTCGCCGCCCTCCTCTCCAAATCCACCTCCTCCGACATGCCTTCCATCTCTCACGACCTCGTCCCCCGTCTCCTCCCTCATTTCCTCGCCTGGTCCACCCAGTTTG ggaagagatttatattttgGAATGGGATTGAGCCAAGAATGTGTCTGACAGAAACGGATTTGATAAAAGAGCTTTTGTCTAAATACAGCGCCGTTTCGGGCAAGTCATGGCTTCAACAACAAGGCTCTAAGCACTTTATTGGCCGTGGTCTTTTAATGGCCAACGGCCAAAATTGGTTCCATCAACGCCATATTGTCGCACCCGCTTTTGTCGGTGACCGACTTAAG AGTTATGCGGGGTATATGGTGGAGTGTACAAGGGAGATGCTGGAGTCAATAGAAAATGAGGTGAAATCGGGGCGATCAGAATTTGAAATCGGCGAGTATATGACAAGATTAACGGCGGATATAATATCGAGAACGGAGTTTGAAAGCAGTTACGAAAAGGGAaaacaaatctttcatttaCTTACTGTTTTACAGCATCTCTGTGCCCAGGCCAGCCGCCACCTCTGTCTTCCCGGTAGCCg GTTTTTTCCAAGTAAATATAACAGAGAAATAAAGGCATTGAAAGGGAAAGTGGAGGAATTGTTAATGGAGATAATACAAAGCAGAAGGGATTGTGTGGAAATTGGGAGAAGCAGTTCATATGGGAATGATTTATTGGGAATGTTGCTAAAtgaaatgcaaaagaaaaaagatgggaatggtttgagtttgaatttgCAAATTATAATGGATGAATGCAAAACATTCTTCTTTGCTGGCCATGAAACCACTGCCCTTTTGCTCACTTGGACTGTCATGTTATTAGCTACTAACCCTTCTTGGCAACACAAGCTTCGAGCCGAAGTTATCGCTATCTGTGGTTCTGAAACGCCCTCGTTTCATCATCTTTCCAAACTTTCTCTG TTAGGTATGGTGATAAATGAATCGCTAAGACTATACCCACCAGCAagtattcttccaagaatgGCATTTGAAGATATAAAACTTGGAGATTTAGAGATCCCAAAAGGATTATCAATATGGATTCCAGTGTTAGCCATTCATCATAGTGAAGAAATATGGGGAAAAGATGCAAATGAATTCAATCCAGAAAGATTTGCCAATTCAAAAGCTTTTACTTCTGGTGGTTTCATCCCTTTTGCTTCTGGCCCTCGCAATTGTGTTGGCCAATCTTTTGCTCTTATGGAAACTAAGATCATCTTGGCTAtgctcatctccaaatttagCTTCACGATCTCCGATAAATACCGACATGCACCCGTTGTCGTCCTCACTATAAAACCTAAATACGGCGTTCAAGTTTGTTTGAAGCCTTTGAATACACAGAGTTAA